The genome window TGGGTACGTGAATTTACCACTTTGCGACAGCGACACAAACTAACTCCGTCGCAGGGCATCCACAAGACAATGCACAAGTCGCAAAGTAATATCCTCCACCACCTGAAAGCTCCGAAAGCAATCTCACCAGATCCAGCTACCGGCTATTATAACCCGTTCCCCAACTTTCCGTACTCTGGAACCCTGCGACCCGTCTATCCTCTGTCGCCGCACCGAACTCTTCCTCAGTCGATTCCTCATCCCGTGTGGTGGCAAGACGGCAATCCTAGATATAGCCGATCCCTCACCAACCGTAACAAGATCGAAATTCTCGACAAGAAGGGCCAGGATGCTATGCGAAAGAGCTGCAAGCTTGCGCGAGAGGTCCTCGACatcgctgccgctgccgctaAGCCTGGCGTGACGACCGACTATATTGATGAGATCGTTCACAAGGCTTGTATCGAGCGAAACGTACGTATTGAGAATTACTCGCGAATTTCCGAAGCGCAGAAGTCTCTTTGTGATGGCTAACTCGACTTAGTCCTACCCCTCTCCTCTGAACTACAACAACTTCCCCAAGTCTTGCTGCACGTCCGTTAACGAAGTCATCTGTCACGGTATTCCTGACCAGCGTGTTCTGCTAGACGGTGATATTCTCAACATCGATGTTTCCCTGTACCATGAAGGATACCACGCCGATTTGAACGAGACATATTACATCGgagacaaggccaaggccgaCCCCGACACTGTTCGTGTGGTTGAGACGGCACGACAATGCCTGGATGAGTCTATCAAGGCCGTTAAGCCCGGCACTTTGATCCGAGAGTTTGGTAACATTATCGAGAAGCACGCCAAGAAGCACAACTGTAGCGTGATCCGAACTTACT of Fusarium oxysporum Fo47 chromosome I, complete sequence contains these proteins:
- a CDS encoding peptidase M24, structural domain-containing protein; this encodes MTVDPPAKKECMGADCQNEAGSLQCPTCLKLGVKDSFFCSQECFKRNWGIHKTMHKSQSNILHHLKAPKAISPDPATGYYNPFPNFPYSGTLRPVYPLSPHRTLPQSIPHPVWWQDGNPRYSRSLTNRNKIEILDKKGQDAMRKSCKLAREVLDIAAAAAKPGVTTDYIDEIVHKACIERNSYPSPLNYNNFPKSCCTSVNEVICHGIPDQRVLLDGDILNIDVSLYHEGYHADLNETYYIGDKAKADPDTVRVVETARQCLDESIKAVKPGTLIREFGNIIEKHAKKHNCSVIRTYCGHGVGKLFHCPPNVPHYAKNKTVGECKPGMTFTIEPMIALGKYRDITWPDNWTSTTIDGKLTAQFEHTLLVTEDGVEILTARQPDSPGGALPMPGTENGETQA